The genomic stretch tactGAGTACGTATTAAAAGAGTTATGGTGAATAATAAATTAACTTACTAGTCTTATTTTTGAATAGTTGATCTATATAAAtgcaattaattattttaagattgtaatttattttatatttgatattatataaaaataaattgttctTAAACTTGAAGGAAGAACCAGGAACATCATTGAGATTTCCTTGATCAAATGGCAGAAAACTTAGACAATAAAATAAGCCAATAGTTAAAAAAGGCATAGActaaaaaatagaaacaaaaataaataaataatcagggcaaaaaaattgatcttttgataaaattaaaacaaaataatcaaaagaATGACtgaaaaaatcaacaaaaaaaatatataaaaaaagagaaagcgGAATAATTTGAGAATTGGAGAACATGATGGGAGAATAAGCAATGCAGTGGGACTAATGCCAGGAACATAGTGATGCATGGTGATGGAGAGcaagaagatggagagatttagATTCGAAAAGGGTAGCGGTTCATGCACGTTTGTAAATCACACATAAACAACGACACCCCTATCACGAATTATGTGATGTTTTGCTTCGAACTTAAACCGCTACACtaataaatctctaaatttaatcaaaaatcttattatattaatattttaatataataacataataaattatttaacacataattaattaaattgtagTCATACTATTTATTCTcaacaaaataatattaaaatatatttacaaATAGAAAAATTATGTGGTGCTGCACAAAGAATCTGTCCGAAGTAATGAAGTTGGTCTATGATGAGGCTAGGCTGGGCTAGATGCGTGTCGATGTGCAtagattttgtaattttttatttggacaatttatataaataagctgaacttccaaatttattagaatacatattttataaaattgatactaaaatgcatttttttataaattatgtaAACTGTGATAGAGTTTCGCAGTTTACtagtgatcataatattgagagataaattttttataatttaatctaaattgttcttggtcatagaattattaaaaaggacattaataattcaaaaagatcaatatatatataatggtcttcattggatgaagattaatagatctcatttattaaattatatatatagatggtgcatatagagatatgaccattgaactgactcactttgagaattcttaatggttataattaccgtatatttgtcaataggatattctcaagTTGAACATAGTAACAAAGTTTCCTTTGACCTGCGATtgtcatagtaattaacaatgtatttattatactttgatttcGGACACCTAATACTctagggtgctagttgaatggatatttggtataatttaaatacttgtaaaattaataattagtcaataatgAATCCGTCAACTTTCAgtaaagagtttgagctctatgattataatgactgaGATGAATAAAATCTTGGCTAAggggattgaatgaatgaagaaatgagttttttaggtcattcacagttcattataataatggtaacaagttagaaTTTGACAATTAAACTATACTCTAAGGGTTAACCAAGAGTTGAAAAGATGAaaggaattatactttgttcttctaaggttcttagtaaaaatatattacttcatactatAGGGTTGTTGAGGAATGTTGCTAGACGCCAAtcttgattagtaaatttagtatcACTAATTACTACCtgcttagtattgaacctatggggtcacacactaacgaATGTTCTAATTTTTGctgtagaattatttaattactgttttgatttaatcaaacaaataattatattaattcaaatggaatattattatattctttgctaACACAAAGAAtgtaataatatgataattgagaatattaaatgagatttgagaataattagttattttatttctaaatttggatGAGATCCCAACTGATTCTGTTTCAAATTGagttatgatatgattcataaatTTGAAGGATTTAGATTTGGAATTTCAAcatatgatttaaatttgaattgagattcaaatttaaaatcagtaataaatttcatactatatatatgtatgctaAGAGTAGAGAAAAAgacgagaaagagaaaaaaattacaagAGGTTTTATTCTTTCACCTCTACACATGTAAATGTATGTGAGCCTGATTCtcagaaaaaaattttatggcGTGCAAAAAGTTGCAAGAGGTTTTTCAGTTTAGATCAGATGTCCATTGGTCAAGGAATTGATAGCAAATGTTGGTCTCGATGTGAATATGCATAGCACTTTCGTATCATCGAAggagaaaaattttttattaacgtAGTATTTAGATCTAATCTACtgtatattatttatttttagaataaaatttaagtacaaaataaatttttaggattatttttttttttctcccgCATGTTAATAACACTTGTAATCCTTCATATTTATGGGACATGATGCTCTCAGCTAGAAGCAGAGTGTATCCGTGTTCCTCACCTGCAATAAACCTCCATTTCTTTAACCGCTAAGTTCATACTTAGAGAGTTTACGATTTAGAAGGTTATTGCATTAAAGTACTATTTATGTGACTTTACTTTATGGTTATATGAATTCACCATTAAAGTAGTGAATCACATACCAATTTATATACGTATCGGAAGGtcatatatatatttcatatGAGAAAAGTTTAAGGGTAAgcaaaatttattgtttttagttagtatttttaatcattaatttaatttaataatttttagtctaataatctaataaaatatttttaatttatatttttaaacattattaattaattactgatcaaaaaaataataaattctactaattttataatatttttcgttGTAATATATGAGTATAAATAACTATCATCCTCAATTTTGGGACATTTTTCTAAGTTCAGTTGACAATAccgaaaaaatattattaagaGTTGTCAGAGTTATGTAAAGATTAATTAATGTTTCACCAACAAACTTTAATATTTTGGAATTATGTAGAAATTAAggtttatttaaattattgttgtttacatttttttaatgtctttggaattaaaattcataaaaaaaataattttaactaatttGAATTAGTAGAATAGTTAGTTTAATCTTCTATctaaaaaaatgttaagaaaAGTTCGAATATAATAACTCTTGGCtagtaaatttttaaataaaactctGATTTATATCAGAATAGTTTTTAATCTACCTGATTGAAAATGCTGTTggataaaaaaatgaaataattctattttcaaatagtagatttttgaaaaaaaaatatttagaactAACAAAAAGAACTGGTAAAAGACAGAgtaatttggatttttttgcTTGATCAAAATTGTTGGTTGTTATTTGAATTGTTAGTTGTCAAACTAACTATACTAGgaggaggaaaaaaaaaaggttagtTTAGTAGCTTAGTGTAGGTGGTGATTAGGCAAATCTGTGACAGCTTAACGCTACAACCAGCCGCTGCCTGATCTCCACCAGCCAGGCAGCCACATCTCCTTCTCCGTCTTGCTCCGCCGCAGGTAAATGCTTCCTTTCCCTTTTCGCCACTCTTAAGTCTCATATGCATCTCTTCACTCTATTCCTCATTTCTTTCCGTTCCGCATTTTTCTAAATATATTTACATGTTTATTCTGTAGTTCACTTTGATCCATTTCCTTTTCTATTTACtctttttattcaaaattattttcaatttgaTTTGCTTTCCAGTGAAACGAACATTTTGCGGCTGAAACAGTCAAAGTTCAGGCCTTGAAAGTTGAAAGAATGCAATTGTTATTATGAATGTCTTTTAGCTGTGAACGTTCGCTGTAGCCATAATCAGACTAAAAACCCTAATAAGTGTATAATTCAGATGTATTTTGTATGAAGTGCCAGGTTTCTAGGCTTCAATTGCTTGATAAATGGTTTTGATGTTGCATAATCATGTTGATTGTTGATAAATCAAGATATGGAGATTTATAAATGTTTGGAATTGTATTAGTAATTTTCTTTGCGATTATCCATTATGTTGATAATTGTGGTACACCACTCAAATAAGAAGTCTCATAGTTTTCATTGTTGTGTTTTAAGAGTGTGGAGCATATGATATAGAGAAGAAGGGGCAGCTGAAGTTGTATTCTCTTGGAGATGGGAGAAATTTGGTGGTCGCTTTTGGGCGCTGCAATCCCTGTGCTTGTTGCCGGACAAGCTTTTCGGCTCAAGGCAAGGCACGCAGAAGAGCAGAAGTTGAAGAGTGCAAGGGGAAGAGAAAGGAGTTCGGATGAGATCTTTGTCTGTGAAAGAGTCTGCACTTCAAAGAGGATGTTGAAGAAGGTTGGTTCGTTCTCAAAGGATCCCATTCCTGACACCTGTGTCACCGTGTGCGGTGTGTCTGATCTTGATGCATGTGCTGATGCGTGCGTGCGCACTGTTTGTGTTAACCAGCATCAAGTGCCTAACTGGAACGACATATGCCTTAGAAGATGCCAAAGTGAATGCCTGAAACTCTCTTCTCAATCTTCTTAGGGGTTAGTTGCATTTTGGGCAATCAAATGTTTATGTGTGCATGCTGAATTGTGTTTAGATGGTTAATATTTTGTTTGATCATCATCCTTTCCGGAAACTGTATGGAAATGCAAGTCAGGGTATAGTTAACTAGATTCTACTAGTTCATATAGCATTAACTTGCTGGAGATCTAAATGCTAGTTTCTTTCGCTGCTCAATTGGTGCACAACATCGTAGAAAGGGTAAATTATGAAACCAATACAGAACAAGTTAGTTAAAGCTGAAAATTTCAGACAATCTGTCTTGGTTAAAACTGGCCATAGATCACGCCCGTTTTCAAAAAATGGTCATGTTTATATTGTTCAGGACTAGCATACACAGTTTGTAATAGAACATATAGTTATTAGTAGGGTTCATAATATCTTGTCTGAATTCCATATGAATTTACAGGTTAATGCAGTTTAGTGTTTGTAAGGGCTGCTTTCTCAGTTGAATTGATCTTTTAATGTTCTCTGTTTGTTCATATGAAACTTCTTGCAGTATGTTTCCATTTCTAGGGATTGCCTTTGGAAGCCCCCACATATTTTTTTTCCCATCACTTGTCTTGTTTACTTTTGTCCAATTTTACTTTTGCCTTGGATTCTCCAATTTGTGGGAGTTCCATagttttaattaattgattaacttAAGAGTATCATTCATATTGTAAAAGTAGATTGCAAACCTATAGTAGTAATGGTGGGTGCAATGAAAATCTTTATACTTTCGCCCTTGCCTCTTTTATTCCCCTTCAAAGAAAATGCACAAGATCTGAAGGAACATGATGCAAACTAATAATAACAATAGTCCTTAAAATGGTGCAACTTATAGAAGCTTCCAATGGTGAAGAAATAATGCAGCTACAAATAGATCAACACATTAGGCAACATAGTACATTGGATTTGGAAGTTTAAATGTTCTTATGCTGCTTGGAGGCCCTTGAATGCTGCTGTATTGATCACCCAAAATTCCCCAAATGCGGTAGCCATTACTAACCAGTTGTTTTCTCACATCAGATTTGTATTTTTGTACTGATACTAACTCATTAGCAGGTGCTCTGCATAGAGAAAAATAGAACAAAACAcagcaaaaaaaattaatgaggAGCAAACAGAATACAGAAGTGTAATAGAAAAATAGAGGAAGAGCTTGATTTATAGAATTAACCTCATGATAAGACTTGTCCAACCATAATAACCAACATTGACAAGGTTGTCAATTGTAGCAGACCTTAGATGCTCCCTCCTTGAAGAAATCAAGATGATCTGAATTCCTCTGGATTTAAGTGCATTGAAAAGTTTCAATGAGTTGTCAAGAGCTTTTGCCTTGCTCTTGCTCATCCACTCCTCCAATGATGTCAAATTTAGCTTCTTTCCCCTGTTGTCAATGGAAAAAAAGAGGCTTGT from Arachis stenosperma cultivar V10309 chromosome 9, arast.V10309.gnm1.PFL2, whole genome shotgun sequence encodes the following:
- the LOC130951281 gene encoding acid phosphatase 1, which produces MRKSLVHSLVFMCLLIPLAVADWNILNQKTKRGLKISLKNYCEAWRMNVELHNIRGFEVVPEECTEYIGKYMKGTQYSVDSERTTEECLLYVSTSCNLIKDGKDAWIFDIDDTLLSTVPYYKDNLYGGKKLNLTSLEEWMSKSKAKALDNSLKLFNALKSRGIQIILISSRREHLRSATIDNLVNVGYYGWTSLIMRAPANELVSVQKYKSDVRKQLVSNGYRIWGILGDQYSSIQGPPSSIRTFKLPNPMYYVA
- the LOC130950902 gene encoding uncharacterized protein At5g64816; amino-acid sequence: MGEIWWSLLGAAIPVLVAGQAFRLKARHAEEQKLKSARGRERSSDEIFVCERVCTSKRMLKKVGSFSKDPIPDTCVTVCGVSDLDACADACVRTVCVNQHQVPNWNDICLRRCQSECLKLSSQSS